The DNA segment TGGGTTtgatttgagatagggtctcaataagcagctctggctgtcctggaactatttagaacaggctggccttgaactcacagagatcctcctgcctctgccttcccagcgctGATATTAAAGTGATGAACCACATCCCCAGCGGTAGTCTTCTTTGAAATTCAAGACAAGTGTGTCCGCAAAGATgcttggtgattaagagcaccagctgctctttcagaggacctgggattaaagacggCAGCAGTAAACCGGGCTGAGTGATTCTCTCTTGATACTGGACTGATGTAACCCAGGGGAAAACAGTGTCATGACAGTGTTACAAGCCTGGCTGAAGAGGCATATGATGCAACCAACTTCTATGGAAAGAAAGGATGGAGCTGACTGAGTCACCAACATAACTTTGAGgaacaagaaaggagaaaattCCTGAACACTGACTCACACACAGGCTTGACAACTTTAGTCAACTGTGTGTGATGTCTCAGTAGAATCTGGACAGTGTACCTATGAAGCTCAGAATACCTTTAGTAGGAATGCTGGAGTTGTTTCCTGCCCGTGATGACAATGTCCTAAGCATCTTCTCTAATCATGTATGTGATAAGCACAGGGTGGCAGAGACAGTAGGTCTAAGAGCTCCAGCCCAGCGGATGTACATcagttgcctagcatgcacagattCTTGGGTTCATGACTCAACTAGGGGTGATAATGTATGcctattaatcccagcacctaggaggtaTAGGCAGAGGGTTCAGGAGTTCTAAGTCATTTGTTAcatgtttgaggctagcctggactacatgaatctctctcttattaaaaaaaagagagaaaagtcaATAGCATAAGCTACGGAGTAAAATCAACTAGGTTACCAATTCCACCTCCACCACTCATCAGATAAACGACTATTCTATTTAACCACTTTCCCCCCTCATGTTCTCTTCCGGAAAATGGGGAAAACCTATCAAGAATTAAGCGAAGGACTAAATGACACATGAAAAACAATAATAGTTCAAGACTAGTTTGAGCCTGTGTAcaatgccctgtctcaaaactaaataaacaatgAGTACATGATAAGCTTAAGTAGtagttttgttattattttttgcaACATACTATTATTACACAATAGTAAAGCATcaggaagcctttttttttggaTGCTAAATGCCTTTAGCATATCAGTCAGGGTAGATGGTGTCAAAAGGGATAAGGAAgaacttagagagagagagagagagagagagagagagagagagagagagagagagagagagagagagagagagagagagagacatcctAGGGTGGAAAGTGCTCGCTCGACTATTCATAGAACAACCTCGGCTTAAAGTGGACTCAAGACCAGGGAGCAATTGGCCAGCCGGTCCTGGGACTTAACCCCGGGAAAAGGGAAACTGGGAAGGCGTGATAGACAGATGCAGATCGCCTGGGGGTGAAGGGAAAGTAGTTAGCTGAACAGAGCTGCGAGGCGGGACCCAGACCAGGCACAGCTCGAGACCTGGGCCTGGACGCTCGGACACCTGAGAAGGTGTGGAGGCTGGGAAGGGCAGAGAAACTGTTCCCAGGCGACCACAGCATCTTCGCGGAGCCGGGGCATCTCGGGTCCAGAGGGAAGCCAGGAGGAGAAAAGGCTGCGCAGTGCCTCGGAGTGAGGGACACAGTGGGGGAGGAACTAAGTCCCACCGCCCCGGGGGAACTGACACGCAGACCCGGCACCAGTCCCCCGGGGCCCGGCGTGAGGGGAGGACCTGGACGGTTACCGGCGGAAACGGTCTCGGGGTGAGAGGTCACCCGAGGGACAGGCAGCTGCTGAGCCAATAGGACCAACGCACAGGGCGGATGCAGCCTCTCATTGGCGGTTGTTTAGACCGAGCAATAGCCAATGAGTCAGCCCGGGGGGCGTAGCAGTGACGTGAGTTGCGGAGGAGGCCGCTTCGAATCGGCGGCGGCCAGCTTGGTGTCATGGACCAATCAGAGGCCTCCAACGAGAAGCGCCTTCACCAATCGGAGGCCTCCACGACGGGGCTGGGGGCAGGGTATATAAGCCGAGTCGGCGACAGCATGCTCCACACTGGCCAGACAACACAGAGAGAAGCTCCGGGTGTCCGTGGGCGTGAGAGTTGAGCGCCGCGGCCTGCTTCTTCCAGGCCTTCGCTGAGCCTGCTTTGCGGCTCCTCCCGACTCCGGATCGGAACGTCGTCGCGCTGCGAGGCTACAGCCTGTTGCTGCACGTCCGCGACTCCCGAGCGACCGCTGAGCGACTGGTCCACAGCGCCGGCAAGATGAAGTTCACTGTGGTGGCGGCGGCGCTGCTGCTGCTCTGCGCGGTGCGGGCCGAGGAGGAGGATAAGAAAGAGGATGTGGGCACGGTGGTCGGCATCGACTTGGGGACCACCTACTCCTGGTAAGTGGCGTTTTGAGGTGCGGGAGAGTGGGGCGTGGCCTCGGCCTGGCGTGAGAAAGTGAGGTGCTGATTTCCTTTTCTGTGGGGTTTTTCCGTCAGCGTCGGAGTGTTCAAGAACGGCCGCGTGGAGATCATAGCCAACGATCAGGGCAACCGCATCACGCCGTCGTATGTGGCCTTCACTCCCGAAGGCGAGCGTCTGATTGGCGACGCGGCCAAGAACCAGCTAACCTCCAATCCCGAGAACACGGTCTTCGACGCCAAGCGCCTCATCGGACGCACTTGGAATGACCCCTCGGTGCAGCAGGACATCAAGTTCTTGCCTTTCAAGGTCCGATacgggtttggttttttttgtttccacgTTGAAGGGGGCGGCTAGGGTGGTGGGAATAAAGGGTTGCGACTAGACGGAAAAAAATACACTCAAACGGCTAAAAGGATGTGGTAGGGGTTTATGTAACGGTTTTAGATGTTGTCGTTTTTAGTATCATAAAACGTAACACAGTGTTACAGTGTCTAAAAGTTGAAAGACAGACCAAATCTGGCGCTCTGTCACAGCACAATGGTTCTTAGTTTAGTCAAGATCTCCCTAAGGGAGCAAAATGAATCAAGCTGTGGGGGAGAGAAAATGGTGGTTTTTTTGTAGTGCCATTGTTTGAGCTTTGGGGAAGTTACCTTTCAATCATTCGTACTCCAGGTGGTTGAGAAGAAAACCAAGCCATACATTCAAGTTGATATTGGAGGTGGGCAAACCAAGACATTTGCCCCAGAGGAAATTTCTGCCATGGTTCTTACTAAGATGAAAGAAACAGCTGAAGCATATTTGGGAAAGAAGGTAAATACATGTGTGGAATGATGCTAAGTGTTGAAGATTGCAGTTGCTCCTCCTGTTGGCTTACCTAGGAAGCCTTACTGGTTTAAAATTTAAATCCAACTGGTAACAGCTTTTGTCAGGGTTAATGATGTAGCGCTTTGTGAGAGGTCAAGCTAAATAAATGCTAGTCAGTTTTCACGAGTTACCATTTAATTCTGTTGCTATAAATGTGTATGGTTTGTGCCCTTATCAGTAAGCTGGCTTAGAAACTGACTGTAGTTGATAAGACAGGGAAGTAACAGAGTATACTTAAATTATCTTTGTTGTCTTCCTAGGTTACCCATGCAGTTGTTACTGTACCAGCCTACTTCAATGATGCCCAGCGGCAAGCAACCAAAGATGCTGGCACCATTGCTGGACTGAATGTCATGAGGATCATCAATGAGCCGTAAGTGTTGGACTCCTGGCCAGGCTCTTTGCTAAGTGGGGGGAAAGTGCACCTGACTAagatttttccctctttttttcattcttacAGCACAGCAGCTGCTATTGCATATGGCCTGgacaagagggagggagagaagaacatCCTTGTGTTTGACCTGGGTGGCGGAACCTTCGATGTGTCTCTTCTGACCATTGACAATGGTGTCTTCGAAGTGGTGGCCACTAATGGAGACACTCATCTCGGTGGGGAAGACTTTGATCAGCGGGTTATGGAGCACTTCATCAAGCTGTACAAGAAGAAAACTGGGAAAGATGTTAGGAAAGACAACAGAGCTGTGCAGAAACTTCGGCGTGAGGTGGAAAAGGCTAAGCGAGCCCTGTCTTCTCAGCATCAAGCAAGGATTGAAATTGAGTCCTTCTTTGAAGGAGAAGACTTCTCTGAAACCCTGACTCGGGCCAAATTTGAGGAGCTGAACATGGTATGCTCTTTGTCGGTGTTAATGAGATCTGCTTAGGCTTAGACTTAATAGACTAAATAGCGTCAAGGTGTACAGTGGCACCATAGTaatcatgcctttttttttttttttttttgggcagGACCTGTTCCGATCTACCATGAAGCCAGTCCAGAAAGTGTTGGAAGACTCTGATTTGAAGAAATCTGATATTGATGAAATTGTTCTTGTTGGTGGATCTACTCGAATTCCAAAGATTCAGCAGCTGGTGAAAGAGTTCTTCAACGGCAAGGAGCCATCCCGTGGTATAAACCCGGATGAGGCTGTAGCATATGGTGCTGCTGTCCAGGCTGGTGTCCTCTCTGGTGATCAAGATACAGGTAGGTCACTgcatctttcacttgtttgagtAGTTTGATGGGAAGACTATGATCAGCTGTTGAAACAGAAAGCAGTAGGGTAGGAACAGTGGGGCCACATAGCTGATCAAGGTACAGTGATGATAAGACTTGGATCAGGTTTAGTTAAAATCATTAGCAGCTATTCATTTGCCCTAAAGTGTTTATGGTTAGAACCTGGGCAAATGGCAGTGCTCTTAGGACTCTAATCAGAACCTAACCTGATTGATTTTCCTTTGCCAGGTGATCTGGTACTACTTGATGTATGTCCCCTTACACTTGGTATTGAAACTGTGGGAGGCGTCATGACCAAACTGATTCCAAGGAACACTGTGGTACCCACCAAGAAGTCTCAGATCTTTTCCACAGCTTCTGATAACCAGCCAACTGTAACAATCAAGGTCTATGAAGGTAATTGCTTACATTCATAAATACTGTAAGCTTTGAAAGAGTGTGACTTAGGATCTAATGAAACATTGTTAAATGCCCAGGGAAAGAAGTATCTTCTGTAATTCAAATGTGAAGAGGTTGCTTAGTGCTGAATTTTAAATTCTCTACCTAACATTCTTGTCCACTGGCTTTTGGAATACAAAAAAGGGACTTATAGTGCTTTTTAAGAAATGGAATTTGGCTAATAGTAGTAgtctttgctcccctccccatACCCCTATATTCTAACAGGTTGAAGTATAAGGATACCAGTGCACTAGGCTCGTCAATAACAAGTTTTTCCTGTTATTACTCTAGGTGAACGGCCCCTAACAAAAGACAACCATCTGCTGGGTACATTTGATCTGACTGGAATTCCTCCAGCTCCCCGTGGGGTACCGCAGATTGAAGTCACCTTCGAGATAGATGTTAATGGTATTCTTCGAGTGACAGCTGAAGACAAAGgtacaggaaacaaaaacaaaatcacaattaCCAATGACCAAAATCGCCTGACACCTGAAGAGATCGAAAGAATGGTTAACGATGCTGAGAAGTTTGCTGAGGAAGACAAGAAGCTCAAAGAGCGCATTGACACCAGGAACGAATTAGAAAGCTATGCCTACTCTCTCAAGAACCAGATTGGAGACAAAGAAAAGCTGGGAGGTAAACTTTCCTCTGAAGACAAAGAAACCATGGAAAAAGCTGTAGAGGAAAAGATTGAGTGGCTGGAAAGCCACCAGGATGCCGACATTGAAGACTTTAAAGCTAAAAAGAAGGAGCTAGAAGAAATTGTTCAGCCTATTATTAGCAAACTCTATGGAAGTGCAGGCCCTCCCCCAACTGGTGAGGAAGATACATCAGAGAAAGACGAGTTGTAGGCGCACTGATCTGCAAGGGCTGTAATAATTGTAATTTACTGTAAATATTGTAATATTGTAAATACTGGACTCAGGAACTTTCGTTAGGAGAAAATTACATTCGAGACTTATAAGTACTCTCAATTTTCTCCTACCGAAAGTTCCTGAGTCCAGTATTTACAATATTTCACCTTGGAAATGTTCTATTTAACAGTTGGGTCATGCACATCTGGTGTAGGAACTTTTTTCTACCATAAGTGACAccaataaatgtttgttatttACACTGGTCTAATTTTTGTGAAAACCTTATAATTATCTGTCTTTTATTTTAGATAACTAAAATTTAAGGCTGGATTCTCAGGTCTGCCAGTATGTTGGGCAGAAAAGGGAGGGTGGAGGCTTGTTATTTGGGTGGTACCACTCCCTAGGAAATTTGTCTAGCTTTATAGCAAGGTAAAGAGTTTTGCTGTATGAAATGACCCTTGTCATTCCTAGTTCTCTTCAACATGATTGAAATCTTACTTCCCCTTTGTAAAACTGCTTTCtgggtgtttttttgttgttcctTGGTTTTGGTATTTCAAGACAAGATCTCTGTGTAACCTTGCCTCTCTTAGAACTCACAttttaggccaggctggtctggaaccgTGTGTCtcagcctcccgggtgctgggattaaaagtgtgcaccgcTACTACCCTATCTGATTTTTATTAAGTAATGCTGTGGGGCTATGGATTTTCTTATGAATTGGTGATGTGCcaggcttgtaattccagctgtGGCAAGAGAATACTCCAAGACCTGCCTAGGGAACTGCGGCTGTCTGGAAAGATGCAAAGTGGATAGATACTCAGTAGTAGGGCATTGCTTTGCAAGTGTAAAGAAGCCCTGGTTTGATCCTCTGCTGGAGAAGA comes from the Microtus pennsylvanicus isolate mMicPen1 chromosome 9, mMicPen1.hap1, whole genome shotgun sequence genome and includes:
- the Hspa5 gene encoding endoplasmic reticulum chaperone BiP: MKFTVVAAALLLLCAVRAEEEDKKEDVGTVVGIDLGTTYSCVGVFKNGRVEIIANDQGNRITPSYVAFTPEGERLIGDAAKNQLTSNPENTVFDAKRLIGRTWNDPSVQQDIKFLPFKVVEKKTKPYIQVDIGGGQTKTFAPEEISAMVLTKMKETAEAYLGKKVTHAVVTVPAYFNDAQRQATKDAGTIAGLNVMRIINEPTAAAIAYGLDKREGEKNILVFDLGGGTFDVSLLTIDNGVFEVVATNGDTHLGGEDFDQRVMEHFIKLYKKKTGKDVRKDNRAVQKLRREVEKAKRALSSQHQARIEIESFFEGEDFSETLTRAKFEELNMDLFRSTMKPVQKVLEDSDLKKSDIDEIVLVGGSTRIPKIQQLVKEFFNGKEPSRGINPDEAVAYGAAVQAGVLSGDQDTGDLVLLDVCPLTLGIETVGGVMTKLIPRNTVVPTKKSQIFSTASDNQPTVTIKVYEGERPLTKDNHLLGTFDLTGIPPAPRGVPQIEVTFEIDVNGILRVTAEDKGTGNKNKITITNDQNRLTPEEIERMVNDAEKFAEEDKKLKERIDTRNELESYAYSLKNQIGDKEKLGGKLSSEDKETMEKAVEEKIEWLESHQDADIEDFKAKKKELEEIVQPIISKLYGSAGPPPTGEEDTSEKDEL